A stretch of DNA from Nonlabens ponticola:
CCCTTAGTGCGCCAAATTGTATGCGCTCTGGATTGAACCAGCTTGCAAAGCTGAAGCTATGATTGGCTTCTAACCATCCATGATTTGCATGCCCTCTAGTGTTCGCTTTGTGAATTATTGTTTTCATAGAATTAAATATAATTGTGTAATATCTATTGCTTGGAAACTTCTCTGTGCTTTACCTGATAAGGATGTCGTGAGTAAGCTTTCGCGAAAGCGTAACCCTGAGCATACCTCATTCTATAAACCAATATTGCCGCAAATCCGCAAACCGCACACACTGCCACCGTCGCTAATAAAGGTATCAAATCATCTACAAGCAATTCTGCCATGAGCCAACTTGCAGCCGAGCCAAATATCATGCTCACAGAACCAACAAGTGCACTTGCACTACCAGCTTGCAGATTAAATGGCTGCAGACTAAGCGCCGTCACATTTGGATTTTGAAAACCAATAAAGAACAACATGATAAACAATCCTGGATACACGACCCAAAAATGAGCCTCGAAGAATATAGAGTAACCGAGGATTCCTGTGGTCAAAATAGCCATCAAAGCGCCAATGGCATATGTGATCTGAAAAGTAGTGTACCTGCGCAGGAACAGTCGATTGATCTGACTGCCTAATATGAGACCTGCCGCATTACCGCCAAATATGTAACCAAACATATCTTCTTCCATTCCATAAAATTCTATGAAAATGAAAGGAGCACTAGCAACATATGCAAGCAACGCTCCTATAGCAAAACCTCTAGCAGTCGAGAACAAAAAGAAGTCCTTATTCCTATAAATACTGGCATATTCTTTAAATACTTTGGTGGGTTTCAAACTAGTATCGGGATCAGGTTGTGCGCTTTCGGGTAAAATGTAAAATACACTTACTAACATAATCGTGGCAAACGCCGCCAGCGAATAAAACACAACTTCCCAGTGAAATGAATTGATCAACCAACTACCAACGGTAGGAGCAATAATCGGTGCTACACCCATGATTAGCATTAATGTGCTCAACACATCTGCGACTTTATCTTTATCAAAATAGTCTCTTACAACAGCCTTACTGGCTACCATTCCCGCACAACCGCCTAAAGCCATGAAAAATCTGAAAAAGGCGAGCGAATTCAAATCCCAGGCCAATCCGCAAAGAACACTGGTAACGATATAGAGTGTAAGTCCAGCGATCAATGGTCTGCGCCTACCGTATCTATCCATGAGCGGCCCATAGGCGAGCTGCCCTAAACCAATACCGATAAAATAGGTTGTTAGTGTTATCCCTATCGCGCTGGTGTCAACCTTAAAATCACTTGCTATTTGCTTGAAAGCTGG
This window harbors:
- a CDS encoding multidrug effflux MFS transporter codes for the protein MQKIKVEKEVSKGRKNVIILLLGTLIAIGPFSIDTYLPAFKQIASDFKVDTSAIGITLTTYFIGIGLGQLAYGPLMDRYGRRRPLIAGLTLYIVTSVLCGLAWDLNSLAFFRFFMALGGCAGMVASKAVVRDYFDKDKVADVLSTLMLIMGVAPIIAPTVGSWLINSFHWEVVFYSLAAFATIMLVSVFYILPESAQPDPDTSLKPTKVFKEYASIYRNKDFFLFSTARGFAIGALLAYVASAPFIFIEFYGMEEDMFGYIFGGNAAGLILGSQINRLFLRRYTTFQITYAIGALMAILTTGILGYSIFFEAHFWVVYPGLFIMLFFIGFQNPNVTALSLQPFNLQAGSASALVGSVSMIFGSAASWLMAELLVDDLIPLLATVAVCAVCGFAAILVYRMRYAQGYAFAKAYSRHPYQVKHREVSKQ